The proteins below come from a single Burkholderia humptydooensis genomic window:
- the fabV gene encoding enoyl-ACP reductase FabV: MIIKPRVRGFICVTTHPAGCAASVREQIAYVARRGPLEHGPRKVLVIGASTGYGLAARIAAAFGAGAATLGVFFERAPLDAKPGTAGWYNSAAFHDEAAARGLYAASINGDAFSDAIKQKTIDAIKRDLGQVDLVVYSVAAPRRTHPKTGVTFQSTLKPIGHAVRLRGVDTDNEAIKETLLQPATPDEIAGTVAVMGGEDWQMWIDALDAAGVLADGAKTTAFTYLGEKVTHDIYWNGSIGEAKKDLDRTVLALREKLAARGGDARVSVLKAVVTQASSAIPMMPLYLSLLFKVMKARGTHEGCIEQVDGLLRDSLYGARPHVDAQGRLRADRFELDPAVQARVLELWDQVTDDNLYALTDFAGYKTEFLRLFGFEIDGVDYDEHVDPNVRIPNLID, from the coding sequence ATGATCATCAAACCGCGCGTACGCGGCTTCATCTGCGTGACCACCCACCCCGCCGGCTGCGCGGCGAGCGTCCGCGAGCAGATCGCGTACGTCGCCCGCCGCGGGCCGCTCGAGCACGGCCCGAGGAAGGTGCTCGTGATCGGCGCGTCGACGGGCTATGGGCTCGCCGCGCGCATCGCGGCCGCGTTCGGCGCAGGCGCGGCGACGCTCGGCGTGTTCTTCGAGCGCGCGCCGCTTGACGCGAAGCCCGGCACGGCGGGCTGGTACAACAGCGCGGCATTCCACGACGAAGCCGCCGCGCGCGGCCTCTACGCGGCGAGCATCAACGGCGACGCGTTCTCCGACGCGATCAAGCAGAAGACGATCGACGCGATCAAGCGCGATCTCGGGCAGGTCGATCTCGTCGTCTACAGCGTCGCCGCGCCGCGCAGAACGCATCCGAAGACAGGCGTCACGTTTCAGTCCACGTTGAAGCCGATCGGCCACGCAGTGCGGCTGCGCGGCGTCGACACGGACAACGAGGCGATCAAGGAAACGCTGCTGCAGCCGGCGACGCCCGACGAGATCGCGGGCACGGTCGCCGTGATGGGCGGCGAGGACTGGCAAATGTGGATCGACGCGCTCGACGCGGCGGGCGTGCTCGCCGACGGCGCGAAGACGACCGCGTTCACGTACCTCGGCGAGAAGGTCACGCACGACATCTACTGGAACGGCTCGATCGGCGAAGCGAAGAAGGACCTCGACCGCACCGTGCTCGCGCTGCGCGAGAAGCTCGCCGCGCGCGGCGGCGACGCGCGCGTATCGGTGCTGAAGGCGGTCGTCACGCAGGCGAGCTCCGCGATTCCGATGATGCCGCTCTATCTGTCGCTGCTCTTCAAGGTGATGAAGGCGCGCGGCACGCACGAAGGCTGCATCGAGCAGGTCGACGGCCTGTTGCGCGACAGCCTGTACGGCGCGCGGCCGCACGTCGACGCCCAAGGCCGGCTGCGCGCGGACCGGTTCGAGCTCGATCCGGCCGTGCAGGCGCGCGTGCTCGAGCTGTGGGACCAGGTGACGGACGACAACTTGTATGCGCTGACCGATTTCGCGGGCTACAAGACCGAATTCCTGCGCCTGTTCGGCTTCGAGATCGACGGCGTCGATTACGATGAGCACGTCGATCCGAACGTACGGATTCCGAATCTGATCGACTGA
- a CDS encoding response regulator transcription factor, which yields MSVQVLIADDHPLVLLGVRHMLAGMGDVSIVGEAHDPAGLLALLATTPCDIVITDFAMPDQRAADGLAMLTAIRDGHPSVRVIVLTMLDNPVLMHTMRQAGALAVLSKRGDLDELPRAVGAVCQGRPFVGTHAGAASGLAMRATDAPPQLSPREIEVVRLCATGMTMTDIANRYGRSIKTVSTHKHNAMGKLGLKSDVDLFMYATENGLV from the coding sequence ATGAGCGTTCAAGTGTTGATCGCGGACGACCATCCGCTCGTGCTGTTGGGCGTGCGTCACATGCTGGCTGGCATGGGCGACGTGTCGATCGTCGGCGAGGCGCATGATCCGGCGGGGCTGCTCGCGTTGCTCGCGACCACGCCGTGCGACATCGTCATCACCGATTTCGCGATGCCCGACCAGCGGGCCGCCGACGGCCTCGCGATGCTGACTGCGATCCGCGACGGCCATCCTTCGGTGCGCGTGATCGTGCTGACGATGCTCGACAATCCGGTGTTGATGCACACGATGCGCCAGGCGGGCGCGCTCGCAGTGCTGAGCAAGCGCGGCGACCTCGACGAACTGCCGCGCGCGGTCGGCGCGGTGTGCCAGGGCCGGCCGTTCGTCGGCACGCACGCGGGCGCGGCGAGCGGGCTTGCGATGCGCGCGACGGATGCGCCGCCGCAACTGAGCCCGCGCGAGATCGAGGTCGTGCGGCTGTGCGCGACCGGGATGACGATGACCGACATCGCGAACCGCTATGGCCGCAGCATCAAGACGGTCAGCACGCACAAGCACAACGCGATGGGCAAGCTCGGGCTGAAATCCGACGTCGATCTGTTCATGTACGCGACGGAGAACGGGCTCGTGTGA
- a CDS encoding ATP-binding protein codes for MKSDGFCGGKFCRRILVCISAAALAFLTLPQVANRMQESMLIATEPCKWTHVYPLLWGSHVLVALLSYGWAHRDLKRLQAALRASRGSLATASHELRAPVNGMLALVELVKEGLLAPEQQRLLSLVQDSGQSLARVLNDILDHASIEAGQFAIEKTRVDVRELVDSVSAMLAVHAHRKGLRIRLHVDANVPAAVLTDGNRLRQILVNLIGNGIKYTEHGSVSVRVRAADDVDGSVEIVATVVDTGIGIAADELTRLFTPFVRAARGARRTESGTGLGLAIARKLARLLGGDVTLTSDEGRGTTATARIRCAVAARGYAPDALAGRVVSIDVGDAALAATLAAYARTAGVRVAARGAAHVDAVLCDDARVDASRPQVGWVGVTDVPEPAGWTDDGSHVRLSGNPLGWRAFVDSLRAALDARDATCARAAAEGESRAYRVLVVDDQEMNRIVLRYQLDALGHRARFSASGDEALRALETGAFDVVLTDCRMPGMDGVALTAAIRAHPDARVRATPVVGVTALVSDAEYARCVAAGMTFCIGKPTTLDALERVLVDAIEPAPALRFDPSRVDAARLLAGFGGSSEHGGARDAILGACRRALERDRDTLMRDLRDGLSARELRTWCHTARGTYSLFGQAHVDALLDEFHHLLTAGDARAIRGAVREVLAMVNHLLRCVAHPAQSRDRGDPKGGR; via the coding sequence ATGAAAAGCGACGGCTTTTGCGGAGGCAAATTCTGTCGACGCATACTGGTGTGCATCTCCGCTGCGGCGCTCGCGTTCCTGACGCTGCCGCAGGTCGCCAATCGAATGCAGGAGAGCATGCTGATCGCGACCGAGCCCTGCAAGTGGACGCATGTGTACCCGTTGCTGTGGGGCAGCCACGTGCTCGTCGCGCTGTTGAGCTACGGATGGGCGCATCGCGATCTGAAGCGGCTGCAGGCGGCGCTCAGAGCGAGCCGGGGCTCGCTCGCGACCGCGAGCCATGAGTTGCGCGCGCCCGTGAACGGCATGCTCGCGCTCGTCGAGCTGGTGAAAGAGGGGCTGCTCGCGCCGGAGCAGCAGCGGCTGCTGAGTCTCGTGCAGGACTCGGGGCAGTCGCTCGCGCGCGTGCTGAACGACATTCTCGATCACGCGAGCATCGAGGCGGGGCAATTCGCGATCGAGAAGACGCGCGTCGACGTGCGCGAGCTCGTCGACAGCGTGAGCGCGATGCTCGCGGTGCACGCGCATCGCAAGGGTTTGCGGATCCGGCTGCACGTCGATGCCAACGTGCCGGCCGCGGTGCTGACGGACGGCAATCGGCTGCGGCAGATTCTCGTCAACCTGATCGGCAACGGCATCAAGTACACGGAGCACGGCAGCGTGTCGGTGCGCGTGCGCGCGGCGGACGACGTCGACGGTTCGGTCGAGATCGTCGCGACGGTCGTCGACACGGGGATCGGCATTGCCGCCGACGAGTTGACGCGACTCTTCACGCCGTTCGTGCGCGCGGCGCGCGGCGCGCGGCGCACGGAATCGGGAACGGGGCTCGGGCTTGCGATCGCGCGCAAGCTCGCGCGATTGCTGGGAGGGGACGTGACGTTGACGAGTGACGAAGGCAGGGGAACGACGGCGACCGCGCGCATCCGCTGCGCGGTCGCGGCGCGCGGCTACGCGCCCGATGCGCTTGCGGGGCGGGTCGTGTCGATCGACGTCGGCGACGCCGCGCTCGCGGCGACGCTTGCCGCCTACGCGCGCACGGCGGGCGTGCGGGTGGCCGCGCGCGGCGCGGCCCACGTCGATGCGGTGCTGTGCGACGACGCGCGCGTCGATGCGTCGCGGCCGCAGGTCGGCTGGGTCGGCGTGACCGATGTGCCGGAGCCCGCCGGCTGGACCGACGACGGCTCGCACGTGCGCCTGAGCGGCAATCCGCTCGGCTGGCGCGCGTTCGTCGACAGCCTGCGCGCCGCGCTCGATGCGCGCGACGCGACGTGCGCGCGCGCGGCGGCGGAGGGCGAGTCGCGCGCGTATCGCGTGCTCGTCGTCGACGATCAGGAGATGAACCGCATCGTGCTGCGCTATCAGCTCGATGCGCTCGGCCACCGCGCGCGCTTCAGCGCGAGCGGCGACGAAGCGTTGCGCGCGCTCGAGACGGGCGCGTTCGACGTCGTGCTCACCGACTGTCGGATGCCGGGCATGGACGGCGTCGCGCTGACGGCGGCGATCCGCGCGCATCCGGATGCGCGCGTGCGCGCGACGCCCGTCGTCGGCGTGACGGCGCTCGTGTCGGATGCCGAATACGCGCGCTGCGTCGCGGCCGGCATGACGTTCTGCATCGGCAAGCCGACGACGCTCGATGCGCTCGAGCGCGTGCTTGTCGATGCGATCGAGCCCGCGCCCGCGCTACGCTTCGATCCGTCGCGCGTCGACGCGGCGCGCCTGCTCGCGGGCTTCGGCGGGTCGTCCGAGCACGGCGGGGCGCGCGACGCGATCCTGGGCGCGTGCCGCCGCGCGCTCGAGCGCGACCGGGACACGCTGATGCGCGATCTGCGCGACGGCCTCTCCGCTCGCGAGCTGCGCACGTGGTGCCACACGGCGCGCGGCACGTACAGCCTGTTCGGGCAGGCGCACGTCGATGCGTTGCTCGACGAATTCCACCATCTGCTGACGGCGGGCGACGCGCGCGCGATTCGCGGCGCAGTCCGGGAAGTCCTCGCGATGGTGAATCATTTGCTGCGTTGCGTTGCGCATCCGGCGCAATCGCGCGATCGCGGCGATCCAAAAGGAGGAAGGTAA
- a CDS encoding Csu type fimbrial protein, which translates to MKPFRQFLVRVAATLALGFFPALHAHATCSVVSAAPASFGTVTSFVVASQPQSTSTTSSGLSCSGALLGLFVIGDQINATITSANGGKLVGPTGDAVPYSVFADQNYSIKLNLGMTYNWASGQLLNLLGIFGGPAQTLPMYFRTIQGSNVAAGTYTDTLTIAWNWDYCSGIGVLGICLGRDRGSGTAVVPVTITVTNDCVIAAPDVNFGAAPTVASFAPVTGSVSLTCTKGMVYTVGLSSGANPHASGRRQMANGASRLQYDIFGPGGGAVWGQSANRAGSGAAADGQSAQQFPYTARLYPDQQTPAVGTYTDSVVVDVRY; encoded by the coding sequence ATGAAGCCATTCCGACAATTCCTCGTGCGCGTCGCGGCGACGCTCGCGCTCGGTTTCTTTCCGGCGCTGCACGCGCATGCGACGTGTTCGGTCGTGAGCGCCGCTCCCGCGTCGTTCGGCACGGTCACGTCGTTCGTCGTCGCGAGCCAGCCGCAATCGACGTCGACGACGAGCAGCGGCCTGTCATGCTCGGGCGCGCTGCTCGGCCTCTTCGTGATCGGCGACCAGATCAACGCGACGATCACGTCGGCGAACGGCGGCAAGCTCGTCGGCCCGACGGGCGACGCGGTGCCGTATTCGGTGTTCGCCGACCAGAACTACTCGATCAAGCTCAACCTCGGCATGACCTACAACTGGGCGAGCGGCCAACTGCTGAACCTGCTCGGGATCTTCGGCGGCCCCGCGCAGACGCTGCCGATGTATTTCCGCACGATCCAGGGCAGCAACGTCGCGGCGGGCACGTACACGGACACGCTGACGATCGCCTGGAACTGGGACTACTGCAGCGGGATCGGCGTGCTCGGCATCTGCCTCGGCCGCGACCGGGGCTCGGGCACGGCGGTCGTGCCGGTGACGATCACCGTGACGAACGACTGCGTGATCGCCGCGCCCGACGTGAACTTCGGCGCGGCGCCGACGGTTGCGAGCTTCGCGCCGGTGACGGGCAGCGTGTCGCTCACCTGCACGAAGGGGATGGTCTACACGGTGGGCCTCTCCAGCGGCGCGAATCCGCACGCGAGCGGGCGCCGGCAGATGGCGAACGGCGCGAGCCGGCTGCAGTACGACATCTTCGGCCCGGGCGGCGGCGCGGTGTGGGGGCAGTCGGCGAACCGCGCGGGCAGCGGCGCGGCGGCCGACGGCCAGTCGGCGCAGCAGTTTCCGTATACCGCGCGGCTCTATCCGGATCAGCAGACGCCCGCCGTCGGAACGTACACGGACAGCGTGGTCGTGGACGTGCGCTATTAG
- a CDS encoding fimbria/pilus outer membrane usher protein — MKRYNEYRTRGLPRRRAAAWAVGIAFAAAGGARANEPMTLADSFGRALPPAGGAAAQGTLYLELVVNELSTGRIVPIRYRDGVYYARASDLAQASVRTGAESDALVDLSKLDGVQVEYESTEQRLKLTVPPDWLPQQTVGSRRLYDRTPAAVSFGLLFNYDVYTNSPTLGTSYTSAWTEQRLFDKWGTVTNTGVYRRDYGGSIGGAGSNRYLRYDTFWRYSDQDRMLTYTAGDVITGALSWSSAVRLGGVSFERDFKVRPDIVTYPLPQFSGQAAVPTAVDLFINGSKTTTGQVNPGPFTMNNVPFINGAGEATVVTTDALGRQVATTIPFYVANTLLQKGLSDYSLSAGAMRRDYGIRSFSYGKFAASGTARYGLADYLTIEGHAEGGERFALGGLGFDLGVGMFGVLNVAATQSSLAGTSGRQYAFGYSYSSQRFSVSLQRIQRTDGFRDLSVYDLPADVTYRLVRSSTQATGALNLGAIGGTLGAGYFDVRGADGTRTRIANLSYTRPLFRRATLYASVNKTIGDHGVAAQLQLIVPLGDKGVVTGSVARDERNSFSERVQYSRSVPSDGGFGWNLAYAGGGSHYQQADATWRNRYVQVQGGAYGYGAGRGYARWGEAQGSVVVMDGAVLPANRVDDAFALIDTQGHKGVPVRYENQLVGRTDGGGHLLVPWAPSYYAGKYEIDPLDLPSNVRVPIVERRVAVRDHGGALVTFPIQKIVSAQIALVDAAGRPIGVGSRVLHEESGQTALVGWQGETYLEGLSAVNHLRVRTPDGRTCRATFAADVDAAQMSRIGPLACGE; from the coding sequence TTGAAGCGGTACAACGAATACAGAACGAGAGGGCTGCCGCGACGGCGCGCGGCGGCGTGGGCGGTGGGCATCGCATTCGCGGCGGCGGGGGGCGCGCGCGCGAACGAGCCGATGACGCTCGCGGACAGCTTTGGCCGCGCGCTGCCGCCCGCGGGAGGCGCGGCGGCGCAGGGTACGCTGTATCTCGAGCTCGTCGTCAATGAGCTGTCGACGGGGCGCATCGTGCCGATCCGCTATCGGGACGGCGTCTACTACGCGCGGGCGAGCGACCTCGCGCAGGCGTCGGTGCGCACCGGCGCGGAGTCCGACGCGCTCGTCGATCTGTCGAAGCTCGACGGCGTGCAGGTCGAATACGAGAGCACCGAGCAGCGCCTGAAGCTGACCGTGCCGCCCGACTGGCTGCCGCAGCAGACGGTCGGCTCGCGGCGGCTGTACGATCGCACGCCCGCGGCCGTCAGCTTCGGGCTCCTGTTCAATTACGACGTGTACACGAACTCGCCGACGCTCGGCACGAGCTACACGTCCGCGTGGACCGAACAGCGTCTGTTCGACAAGTGGGGCACCGTGACGAACACGGGCGTCTATCGGCGCGATTACGGCGGCAGCATCGGCGGCGCCGGGAGCAACCGCTACCTGCGCTACGACACGTTCTGGCGCTACTCGGACCAGGACCGGATGCTCACGTACACCGCAGGCGACGTGATCACGGGCGCGCTGTCGTGGTCGAGCGCCGTGCGCCTGGGGGGCGTGTCGTTCGAGCGCGACTTCAAGGTGCGGCCGGACATCGTCACGTATCCGCTGCCGCAGTTTTCGGGTCAGGCCGCGGTGCCGACCGCCGTCGATCTGTTCATCAACGGCAGCAAGACGACGACGGGGCAGGTGAATCCCGGCCCGTTCACGATGAACAACGTGCCGTTCATCAACGGCGCGGGCGAGGCGACCGTCGTCACGACCGACGCGCTCGGCCGCCAGGTCGCGACGACGATTCCGTTCTACGTCGCGAACACGCTGCTGCAAAAGGGGCTCTCCGACTATTCGCTGTCGGCGGGCGCGATGCGGCGCGACTACGGAATCCGCTCGTTCTCGTACGGCAAGTTCGCGGCGTCGGGCACCGCGCGCTACGGCCTTGCCGATTACCTGACGATCGAGGGGCACGCGGAGGGCGGCGAGCGCTTCGCGCTCGGCGGACTCGGGTTCGACCTGGGTGTCGGCATGTTCGGCGTGCTCAACGTCGCGGCGACGCAGAGCAGTCTCGCCGGCACGTCGGGCCGGCAATACGCGTTCGGCTACAGCTATTCGTCGCAGCGGTTCAGCGTGTCGCTGCAGCGAATCCAGCGCACGGACGGGTTTCGCGATCTGTCGGTCTATGATCTGCCCGCGGACGTCACGTACCGGCTCGTGCGCAGCAGCACGCAGGCGACAGGCGCGCTCAATCTCGGCGCGATCGGCGGCACGCTCGGCGCCGGCTACTTCGACGTGCGCGGCGCAGACGGCACGCGCACGCGGATCGCGAACCTGTCGTATACGCGGCCATTGTTCCGGCGCGCGACGCTTTACGCGTCGGTCAACAAGACGATCGGCGACCACGGTGTCGCCGCGCAACTGCAACTGATCGTGCCGCTCGGCGACAAGGGCGTCGTGACGGGCTCGGTCGCGCGCGACGAGCGCAACAGTTTCAGCGAGCGCGTGCAGTACAGCCGCAGCGTGCCGAGCGACGGCGGCTTCGGCTGGAATCTCGCGTATGCGGGCGGCGGCTCGCACTACCAGCAGGCGGATGCGACGTGGCGCAACCGCTACGTCCAGGTGCAGGGCGGCGCCTACGGCTACGGCGCGGGGCGCGGCTACGCACGCTGGGGCGAGGCGCAGGGCTCGGTCGTCGTGATGGACGGCGCGGTGCTGCCTGCGAATCGCGTCGACGATGCGTTCGCGCTGATCGACACGCAAGGCCACAAGGGCGTGCCGGTGCGCTACGAGAACCAGCTCGTCGGCAGGACCGACGGCGGCGGCCATCTGCTCGTGCCGTGGGCGCCGTCCTACTACGCGGGCAAGTACGAGATCGATCCGCTCGATTTGCCGAGCAACGTGCGCGTGCCGATCGTCGAGCGTCGCGTCGCGGTGCGCGACCACGGCGGCGCGCTCGTCACGTTCCCGATCCAGAAGATCGTCTCCGCGCAGATCGCGCTAGTCGACGCGGCGGGTCGGCCGATCGGCGTCGGCTCGCGCGTGCTGCACGAGGAGAGCGGCCAGACCGCGCTCGTCGGCTGGCAGGGCGAGACGTATCTCGAAGGCTTGTCCGCGGTCAATCACCTGCGCGTCAGGACGCCCGATGGCCGAACCTGCCGCGCGACGTTCGCAGCCGACGTCGACGCGGCGCAGATGAGCCGCATCGGTCCGCTCGCGTGCGGCGAATAA
- a CDS encoding fimbrial biogenesis chaperone, whose product MKVSRSPGAPARAARMRRALLGAAAAASFAAQHAHAAASVMIWPIDPVIESDQRAAALWLENRDRRPVTLQVRVLGWREANGEDLYDENQQRIAGSPPMATVPPGKRQLIRLTRLAEAAPGAEQAYRVLIDEIPQPDDGAQQSASEASLGVKFQMHYSVPLFVYGDGLWTKENPDKRRDPATAGRPVLHWHVAHDGGTRWLVVSNRGPVHARITHAGFEANGARADFARGLLGYVLPGAQMRWALPETIKLNSNSKLIATVNGVADLAIDVDGAASNR is encoded by the coding sequence ATGAAAGTTTCGAGATCGCCTGGCGCGCCGGCGCGCGCGGCGCGGATGCGTCGCGCGTTGCTCGGCGCGGCGGCCGCGGCGTCGTTCGCGGCGCAGCATGCGCATGCGGCGGCGTCCGTGATGATCTGGCCGATCGATCCCGTGATCGAGAGCGACCAGCGGGCAGCGGCGCTTTGGCTCGAGAACCGCGATCGCCGGCCGGTGACGTTGCAGGTGCGCGTGCTCGGCTGGCGCGAGGCGAACGGCGAGGACCTCTACGACGAGAACCAGCAGCGCATCGCGGGCAGCCCGCCGATGGCGACGGTGCCGCCCGGCAAGCGCCAGTTGATCCGGCTCACGCGGCTCGCGGAGGCGGCGCCAGGCGCCGAGCAGGCGTATCGCGTGCTGATCGACGAGATCCCGCAGCCGGACGACGGCGCGCAGCAATCCGCGAGCGAGGCGTCGCTCGGCGTGAAGTTTCAGATGCACTACTCGGTGCCGCTTTTCGTCTACGGCGACGGCCTGTGGACGAAAGAGAACCCGGACAAGCGCCGCGACCCGGCGACGGCGGGGCGGCCCGTGCTTCACTGGCACGTCGCGCACGACGGCGGCACGCGCTGGCTCGTCGTGTCGAACCGCGGCCCCGTGCATGCGCGAATCACGCATGCGGGGTTCGAAGCGAACGGCGCGCGCGCCGATTTCGCGCGGGGCCTGCTCGGCTACGTGCTGCCCGGCGCGCAGATGCGCTGGGCGCTGCCCGAGACCATCAAGCTCAATTCCAATTCCAAGCTGATCGCCACCGTCAACGGCGTGGCCGATCTCGCAATCGACGTGGACGGCGCCGCTTCGAACCGGTAA
- a CDS encoding Csu type fimbrial protein: MSTLHRVVFLLGVAAFPAAGRADTLLPRTQAFTVSAQIVAGCGVAGGGPTSGLNFGTLDFGAHPAVATGQATAAVGGGALQIECSPGSTLKMTIDGGANASAGNTQRNLASGGARVAYQLYSDPGRTQAIAIGQAVSLPVSGTITLPVYGALTLPGGGVPAGTYTDTAQVTLSY, translated from the coding sequence ATGTCGACCTTACATCGAGTGGTTTTTCTGCTGGGCGTCGCGGCGTTTCCGGCTGCCGGCCGGGCCGACACGCTGTTGCCCAGAACCCAGGCCTTCACGGTCAGCGCGCAGATCGTCGCGGGTTGCGGTGTCGCGGGCGGCGGGCCGACGAGCGGCCTGAACTTCGGCACGCTCGACTTCGGCGCGCATCCGGCCGTCGCGACCGGGCAGGCGACGGCGGCGGTCGGCGGCGGCGCGTTGCAGATCGAATGCTCGCCGGGCTCGACGCTGAAGATGACGATCGACGGCGGCGCGAACGCGAGCGCGGGCAACACGCAGCGCAATCTGGCGAGCGGCGGCGCGCGCGTGGCGTACCAACTGTATTCGGACCCCGGGCGCACGCAGGCGATCGCGATCGGGCAGGCGGTGTCGCTGCCCGTGTCCGGGACGATCACGCTGCCGGTCTACGGCGCGTTGACGCTGCCGGGCGGCGGCGTGCCCGCGGGCACGTACACCGACACCGCGCAGGTCACGCTCAGTTATTAA
- a CDS encoding Csu type fimbrial protein yields MKAHWKVWAALACVSACAGVQAQTSPLTGTVNSQLVLTTGCAVDTGGGSVGSANFGTLDFGTQPSGFTGQLTSAAKGGGSTSTQVTCSPDVTSIQVTIDGGQNVSKGSAVGTGTRALANGSSFVPYEVYSDAGHSQQYVSGTPQSVAVPTPGAAFALPLYGVINKTSSSALAAGTYTDVLNVTLGW; encoded by the coding sequence ATGAAGGCTCACTGGAAAGTCTGGGCGGCTCTCGCCTGCGTATCCGCCTGCGCGGGCGTGCAGGCGCAAACCAGCCCGCTCACGGGGACGGTCAACTCGCAGCTCGTGCTGACGACGGGTTGCGCGGTCGATACGGGCGGCGGCTCGGTCGGCTCGGCGAACTTCGGCACGCTCGACTTCGGCACGCAGCCGAGCGGCTTCACGGGCCAGCTCACGAGCGCGGCGAAGGGCGGCGGCTCGACGTCGACGCAAGTGACGTGCTCGCCGGATGTCACGTCGATCCAGGTGACGATCGACGGCGGCCAGAACGTATCGAAGGGCTCGGCCGTCGGCACGGGCACGCGCGCGCTCGCGAACGGCAGCAGCTTCGTACCATACGAGGTTTACTCGGATGCGGGGCATTCGCAGCAATATGTGTCGGGCACGCCGCAATCGGTCGCGGTGCCGACGCCGGGCGCCGCATTCGCGTTGCCGCTGTACGGCGTCATCAACAAGACGAGTTCGTCGGCGCTCGCCGCCGGCACGTATACCGACGTGCTGAACGTCACGCTCGGCTGGTAA
- a CDS encoding Csu type fimbrial protein, with translation MRKRVVRMMSGAAFMLFFATVSAGQLTGTMQVNLQVSRGCEVAGVAGSVDLGRLDFGAQGPLWSDYLMADGRATSNGAMRVVCSPDVNGFLVSIDSGRNGDQSTRYLVKRGADGRVVGRIPYNVYRDAARSVPYVPLMPQSFLVDGRQNDVTLPLYGIVNGMTRAVPSGTYEDLLGITLDW, from the coding sequence ATGCGCAAGCGTGTGGTGCGGATGATGAGCGGGGCGGCATTCATGCTGTTTTTCGCGACTGTCTCGGCCGGGCAGTTGACCGGCACGATGCAGGTGAATTTGCAGGTCAGCCGCGGATGCGAGGTCGCGGGCGTCGCCGGAAGCGTGGATCTGGGCCGGCTGGATTTCGGCGCGCAAGGACCGCTCTGGTCCGACTACCTGATGGCCGACGGCCGCGCGACGTCGAACGGTGCGATGCGCGTCGTTTGCAGTCCGGACGTCAACGGCTTTCTGGTCTCGATCGACAGCGGTCGCAACGGGGACCAGTCGACCCGCTATTTGGTCAAGCGTGGCGCGGACGGGCGCGTCGTCGGCCGGATTCCGTACAACGTGTACCGCGACGCGGCGCGCAGCGTGCCGTACGTGCCGCTCATGCCGCAATCGTTTCTCGTCGACGGGCGACAGAACGACGTGACGCTGCCGCTCTACGGCATCGTCAACGGCATGACGCGCGCGGTGCCGTCCGGGACCTACGAGGATTTGCTCGGGATCACGCTCGACTGGTGA
- a CDS encoding LysR family transcriptional regulator — protein sequence MESKHLRYFLAIADTGSLTHAAIRLGVAQPALSHALTKMERELGVKLFDRSRRGATLTTAGEAIVDDIRLSLARMDAAARRASEIGAQRAGRLSIGFVSAALFDTLPAAVCALRAATPRVDLVMREMSNAEQVVALERGEIDIGILHTPVAIGGPVHEKLIRRDPLIAVTPKSFPRQPDGSITLRELSRAGLIWFPHEQLPSIRAAILSAFRLAGHPIEVVQDANRTLTVIACVAAGCGVSLLPSSIRTLTFEGVDFSPVADGQALPEFPLTAIWPKRSRRTLADRFAELLPRFQPN from the coding sequence ATGGAATCCAAGCATCTACGTTATTTCCTGGCCATCGCCGATACCGGCAGCCTCACGCATGCGGCGATTCGCCTCGGCGTCGCGCAGCCCGCGCTCAGTCATGCGCTGACGAAAATGGAGCGGGAACTCGGCGTGAAGCTGTTCGACCGTTCGAGGCGCGGCGCAACGCTGACGACGGCGGGCGAAGCGATCGTCGACGACATTCGCCTGAGCCTCGCGCGGATGGACGCCGCCGCGCGGCGCGCGAGCGAGATCGGCGCGCAGCGGGCAGGGCGGCTCAGCATCGGCTTCGTGTCGGCCGCGCTGTTCGATACGTTGCCTGCCGCGGTGTGCGCGTTGCGCGCGGCGACGCCGCGCGTCGATCTCGTGATGCGGGAGATGAGCAATGCGGAGCAGGTCGTCGCGCTCGAGCGAGGCGAGATCGACATCGGCATTCTGCATACGCCCGTCGCGATCGGCGGCCCCGTCCACGAGAAGCTGATCCGGCGCGATCCGCTGATCGCCGTGACTCCGAAGTCGTTTCCGCGGCAGCCGGACGGCTCGATCACGCTGCGGGAACTGTCGCGCGCGGGGCTCATCTGGTTTCCGCACGAGCAGTTGCCGTCGATTCGCGCGGCGATCCTCAGCGCGTTCCGGCTCGCGGGCCATCCGATCGAGGTCGTTCAGGACGCGAATCGCACGCTGACCGTGATCGCCTGTGTCGCGGCGGGCTGCGGCGTGTCGCTGCTGCCGTCGTCGATCCGGACGCTGACGTTCGAAGGCGTCGATTTCAGCCCGGTGGCCGACGGGCAAGCGCTGCCGGAATTTCCGTTGACGGCGATCTGGCCGAAGCGGTCGCGCCGGACGCTCGCCGATCGGTTCGCGGAGCTATTGCCCCGGTTTCAGCCGAACTGA